In the genome of Ignavibacteriota bacterium, one region contains:
- a CDS encoding GMP synthase encodes MRCIKDILEETNEKKSDINLTYNIFESRNKNEVPSSDYDIYISSGGPGDPFDGEGTKWEKKYFNLMDKIWSHNQNNKSKKKYVIFICHSFQIMARYFKLGEVIPRNSRSFGILPVHKTEIGRLDNILHGLPDIFYGADFRSYQVISPDKNVFRELGAKLIAIEKLRPHIELERAMMAIRVSNEFIGTQFHPEADIVSMRHHFGQAERQKQVVDEYGEKKLAEMLEHLENPDNIILTRNTVIPNFLNIAIEELKVK; translated from the coding sequence ATGAGATGTATTAAAGACATTTTGGAAGAAACAAATGAAAAGAAATCTGACATTAATTTAACATACAATATATTTGAATCGAGAAATAAAAATGAAGTTCCTTCTAGCGACTACGATATTTACATTTCTTCTGGCGGACCAGGTGATCCATTTGACGGTGAAGGTACAAAATGGGAAAAAAAGTATTTTAATTTAATGGATAAGATTTGGTCTCATAACCAAAACAATAAAAGTAAAAAAAAATATGTGATATTCATTTGTCATTCGTTTCAAATTATGGCAAGATATTTCAAACTTGGTGAAGTTATACCGAGAAATTCCAGATCATTTGGAATTCTACCTGTTCATAAAACTGAAATTGGAAGGCTTGATAATATTTTGCACGGGCTGCCTGATATTTTTTACGGTGCCGATTTTAGAAGTTATCAGGTTATTAGTCCGGATAAAAATGTGTTTAGGGAACTTGGCGCAAAATTAATTGCGATTGAAAAACTTAGACCGCATATTGAATTGGAAAGAGCAATGATGGCAATTAGAGTTTCCAATGAATTTATCGGTACACAATTTCACCCTGAAGCCGATATTGTTAGTATGAGGCATCATTTTGGGCAAGCTGAAAGACAAAAACAAGTTGTTGATGAATACGGAGAAAAAAAATTAGCCGAAATGTTAGAACATCTGGAAAACCCGGATAATATTATTTTAACTCGTAATACGGTAATTCCAAATTTTTTAAATATTGCAATCGAAGAATTAAAGGTAAAATAA
- a CDS encoding sulfite exporter TauE/SafE family protein: MNTFFELILLFTAGVITSFINVMAGGGSTLTLPILIFLGLDAPVANGTNRLGILSQSIFGALSFHNQKISQIKLSIKLSLLTLPGAIIGAFYSTKIENELFEKILGVVMIGIVITMLIPNSKKVLNDKIYEKLPWLIYPSMLALGFYGGFIQVGIGFLLMLTLHNILKLNLVYVNFHKVFIVLIYTIPAFLIFVFTNNVNWLYGISLSAGSGLGAWWAAKVAVRRGEKVIKIILIVSIIIMAYQLLIGF; this comes from the coding sequence ATGAATACATTTTTTGAATTAATTTTACTTTTTACTGCCGGGGTTATAACAAGTTTTATTAACGTAATGGCAGGAGGCGGTTCAACCTTAACGCTTCCAATTTTAATTTTTTTGGGTTTAGACGCGCCGGTTGCAAACGGAACAAACAGACTTGGGATATTATCTCAAAGTATTTTTGGCGCTCTTTCGTTTCATAATCAAAAAATAAGTCAAATTAAGTTAAGTATTAAATTAAGTTTATTAACACTTCCCGGAGCAATAATAGGCGCATTTTACTCGACAAAAATTGAAAATGAGCTTTTCGAAAAAATTCTTGGCGTTGTAATGATAGGAATCGTAATTACAATGTTGATCCCAAATTCCAAAAAAGTCTTAAATGATAAAATATATGAAAAGCTTCCATGGTTAATTTATCCATCAATGCTGGCGCTTGGATTTTACGGCGGATTTATTCAGGTAGGAATAGGATTTTTATTAATGCTTACATTGCACAATATCTTAAAGTTAAATTTGGTATATGTAAACTTTCACAAAGTATTTATTGTTTTGATATATACAATTCCGGCATTTTTAATTTTCGTATTTACAAATAACGTTAATTGGTTATATGGAATAAGTCTATCAGCCGGCAGTGGACTCGGAGCTTGGTGGGCGGCAAAAGTTGCGGTCAGAAGGGGAGAAAAAGTAATTAAAATAATTTTAATAGTATCAATTATTATAATGGCTTATCAGTTACTAATCGGATTCTAA